From Triticum urartu cultivar G1812 chromosome 2, Tu2.1, whole genome shotgun sequence, a single genomic window includes:
- the LOC125541211 gene encoding uncharacterized protein LOC125541211 isoform X2: protein MRVGHPAAYPGAYLTPRAPLSLPGNPSPPNPLSSLISDDLEEAKLAVVVIVVDPAATGLHSSRQDVEELRHRRLRRPRLSVGARTDCCLAIARSSPHGCRISSTSAARPATPAPSNHVHELHHGGAQDPDATFDDNCYYTEGAYDYVEAADDQE, encoded by the exons ATGCGTGTTGGACATCCTGCGGCTTACCCCGGCGCCTACTTGACGCCCCGagctcccctctctctccctggTAACCCTAGTCCCCCAAATCCCCTCTCCTCACTCATATCCGACGACCTGGAAGAGGCCAAACTCGCggtcgtcgtcatcgtcgtcgatCCCGCGGCCACCGGCCTCCACTCGTCGCGCCAAGACGTCGAGGAGCTCCGCCATCGTCGTCTCCGTCGCCCTCGCCTTTCGGTTGGAGCTCGGACGGACTGCTGCCTCGCCATCGCGCGGTCTTCTCCGCACGGCTGCCGCATCTCGTCGACGAGCGCGGCGCGTCCAGCCACCCCTGCACCTTCCAACCATGTCCATGAGCTCCACC atggtggagcccaggatccagacgccaccttcgacgacaaCTGCTACTACACTGAGGGTGCCtacgactacgtggaggccgccgacgaccaggagtag
- the LOC125541211 gene encoding uncharacterized protein LOC125541211 isoform X1 → MRVGHPAAYPGAYLTPRAPLSLPGNPSPPNPLSSLISDDLEEAKLAVVVIVVDPAATGLHSSRQDVEELRHRRLRRPRLSVGARTDCCLAIARSSPHGCRISSTSAARPATPAPSNHVHELHHYETDAAATQYDYGVDDPSLLPEQLDGGAQDPDATFDDNCYYTEGAYDYVEAADDQE, encoded by the exons ATGCGTGTTGGACATCCTGCGGCTTACCCCGGCGCCTACTTGACGCCCCGagctcccctctctctccctggTAACCCTAGTCCCCCAAATCCCCTCTCCTCACTCATATCCGACGACCTGGAAGAGGCCAAACTCGCggtcgtcgtcatcgtcgtcgatCCCGCGGCCACCGGCCTCCACTCGTCGCGCCAAGACGTCGAGGAGCTCCGCCATCGTCGTCTCCGTCGCCCTCGCCTTTCGGTTGGAGCTCGGACGGACTGCTGCCTCGCCATCGCGCGGTCTTCTCCGCACGGCTGCCGCATCTCGTCGACGAGCGCGGCGCGTCCAGCCACCCCTGCACCTTCCAACCATGTCCATGAGCTCCACC actacgagaccgacgccgctgctacccagtacgactacggtgttgatgacccctctctcttgccagagcaactag atggtggagcccaggatccagacgccaccttcgacgacaaCTGCTACTACACTGAGGGTGCCtacgactacgtggaggccgccgacgaccaggagtag